The following proteins are co-located in the Callithrix jacchus isolate 240 chromosome 10, calJac240_pri, whole genome shotgun sequence genome:
- the HEPN1 gene encoding LOW QUALITY PROTEIN: putative cancer susceptibility gene HEPN1 protein (The sequence of the model RefSeq protein was modified relative to this genomic sequence to represent the inferred CDS: deleted 2 bases in 1 codon) produces MCPGVEVMSNGGLGIAPWNAGESALEFRRLEGPGMQGPLEAFRRRGWNTQRAPFSFSFLIALSPHTVDYCSSYELFNRWWHGHSLATQWLGLFILMLV; encoded by the exons ATGTGCCCTGGTGTGGAGGTGATGAGTAATGGGGGTCTTGGAATTGCTCCATGGAATGCTGGAGAATCAGCTCTGGAGTttaggaggttg gaggggccAGGGATGCAAGGACCCTTGGAGGCATTCAGGAGGAGAGGATGGAATACACAGAGGGCCCCCTTCTCTTTCAGCTTTTTAATTGCCCTCTCTCCTCACACAGTAGATTACTGCTCCTCCTATGAACTGTTCAATAGGTGGTGGCATGGGCACAGCCTGGCTACACAGTGGCTGGGCCTCTTTATTCTTATGTTAGTGTGA